Proteins encoded within one genomic window of Triticum aestivum cultivar Chinese Spring chromosome 2D, IWGSC CS RefSeq v2.1, whole genome shotgun sequence:
- the LOC123049179 gene encoding 18.8 kDa class V heat shock protein — MDYPMQEVHQHPGFRAVHPWQWWQWQLSVLASSSSPPAPSSRPPNHVSWDETGAAHIYSADLPGVKKEEIRVEIEDGRYLVIRTELDAGDAEVHGRRGSFARKFRLPGMVDADGITAEYAHGVLTVTVPRMHTRARPVVNLIGLGPACDPVARAA, encoded by the exons ATGGATTACCCGATGCAGGAGGTGCACCAGCACCCAGGATTCCGGGCGGTTCATCCATGGCAGTGGTGGCAGTGGCAGCTCTCCGTCCTGGCTTCGTCCTCTTCGCCTCCGGCTCCGTCGTCGCGGCCGCCCAACCACGTCAGCTGGGATGAGACCGGCGCCGCGCATATCTACTCCGCTGACCTCCCCG GCGTGAAGAAGGAGGAGATCAGGGTGGAGATTGAGGACGGGAGGTACCTCGTCATACGCACCGAACTGGACGCTGGTGACGCGGAAGTCCACGGCCGCCGAGGCAGCTTCGCGAGGAAGTTCCGGCTGCCGGGGATGGTGGACGCCGACGGCATCACGGCCGAGTACGCCCACGGCGTACTGACCGTGACGGTGCCCAGGATGCACACCCGGGCCCGGCCCGTGGTCAATCTCATCGGGCTTGGTCCTGCCTGCGACCCCGTGGCCAGAGCAGCTTAA
- the LOC123052545 gene encoding polyadenylate-binding protein RBP45 isoform X2 encodes MQPTYQPPMNGQHAPQPQASGAPPPPLQQAPPPQQYYQAPPQYYQQGPPPAMWGHPQQHMPPQYAPPPQQYAPQPPQQYAPPPQHYAPPPPQYGAQMAGGPPPGGEDIRSLWIGDLQYWMDETYLYNAFAPVGPQQVTSVKIIRNKHTGQPEGYGFIEFQSRAAAEYALGTFNGQMMPNVEQVFKLNWASCSAGDKRGDDGSDHTIFVGDLAADVTDAMLEEIFKATYPSVKGANVVTDRATGRSKGYGFVRFGDLNEQTRAMTEMNGVTLSTRQMRIGPAANKKNMGTQQTYSTNGYQSSQVNEAANDPNNTTIFVGGLDSNIDENYLRQVFTPYGEVGYVKIPVGKRCGFVQFTSRACAEQAISALNGSQIGSSNVRLSWGRSQNKQPPQQDANQGNGNSYYGYQQGPEAYYGAPNAQDPSMQNYGYSGYGSYEQQQQPSQQQQPAQQQPPQQQQQQPPQQ; translated from the exons ATGCAGCCAACATACCAGCCGCCAATGAACGGCCAGCACGCGCCTCAGCCGCAGGCCTCTGGGGCTCCGCCGCCTCCTCTGCAGCAGGCCCCCCCGCCGCAGCAGTACTACCAGGCGCCGCCGCAGTACTACCAGCAGGGACCCCCGCCGGCGATGTGGGGCCATCCGCAGCAGCATATGCCTCCGCAGTACGCGCCCCCGCCGCAGCAGTACGCGCCTCAGCCTCCTCAGCAGtacgcgccgccgccgcagcattacgcgccgccgccgccgcagtacGGAGCGCAGATGGCTGGCGGGCCGCCTCCGGGAGGCGAGGATATCAGGTCGCTGTGGATCGGAGATCTCCAGTACTGGATGGATGAGACCTACCTCTACAACGCCTTTGCGCCTGTGGGGCCGCAGCAG GTCACCTCAGTGAAAATTATCCGCAACAAACATACTGGGCAGCCCGAGGGTTATGGTTTTATTGAATTTCAATCTCGAGCTGCTGCGGAATATGCTCTTGGGACCTTTAATGGGCAGATGATGCCTAAtgttgaacaagttttcaagcTAAACTGGGCTTCTTGTAGTGCTGGTGACAAGCGGGGTGATGATGGTTCTGATCACACAATATTTGTTGGTGATTTGGCTGCTGATGTTACTGACGCCATGTTGGAAGAGATATTCAAAGCCACCTACCCATCAGTTAAAGGTGCTAATGTTGTTACTGACAGGGCCACTGGTCGCTCCAAAGGATATGGTTTTGTACGCTTTGGAGATCTAAATGAGCAGACACGTGCTATGACTGAGATGAATGGAGTGACATTGTCTACAAGACAAATGAGGATTGGGCCTGCAGCTAACAAGAAGAATATGGGTACTCAGCAGACATATTCAACTAATG GGTACCAGAGCTCTCAAGTAAACGAGGCGGCGAATGATCCCAACAATACTACA ATCTTTGTGGGCGGGTTAGATTCCAATATAGATGAGAACTATCTAAGGCAAGTTTTTACTCCATATGGCGAAGTTGGTTATGTGAAGATTCCTGTAGGCAAGCGTTGTGGATTTGTCCAATTTACCAGCAG GGCGTGCGCTGAGCAGGCCATCAGTGCACTGAATGGGTCTCAGATTGGTAGTTCCAATGTTCGTCTTTCATGGGGCCGTAGCCAAAACAAACAG CCTCCCCAGCAGGATGCAAACCAGGGTAATGGCAACAGCTACTATGGATATCAACAGGGTCCTGAGGCATACTATGGTGCACCCAATGCGCAAGATCCTAGCATGCAAAACTATGGATACTCTGGTTATGGCAGTTACGAGCAGCAACAGCAGCCATCTCAGCAGCAGCAGCCTGCACAGCAGCAGCCAccacagcagcaacagcagcagccccCACAGCAG TGA
- the LOC123052545 gene encoding polyadenylate-binding protein RBP45 isoform X1, which yields MQPTYQPPMNGQHAPQPQASGAPPPPLQQAPPPQQYYQAPPQYYQQGPPPAMWGHPQQHMPPQYAPPPQQYAPQPPQQYAPPPQHYAPPPPQYGAQMAGGPPPGGEDIRSLWIGDLQYWMDETYLYNAFAPVGPQQVTSVKIIRNKHTGQPEGYGFIEFQSRAAAEYALGTFNGQMMPNVEQVFKLNWASCSAGDKRGDDGSDHTIFVGDLAADVTDAMLEEIFKATYPSVKGANVVTDRATGRSKGYGFVRFGDLNEQTRAMTEMNGVTLSTRQMRIGPAANKKNMGTQQTYSTNAGYQSSQVNEAANDPNNTTIFVGGLDSNIDENYLRQVFTPYGEVGYVKIPVGKRCGFVQFTSRACAEQAISALNGSQIGSSNVRLSWGRSQNKQPPQQDANQGNGNSYYGYQQGPEAYYGAPNAQDPSMQNYGYSGYGSYEQQQQPSQQQQPAQQQPPQQQQQQPPQQ from the exons ATGCAGCCAACATACCAGCCGCCAATGAACGGCCAGCACGCGCCTCAGCCGCAGGCCTCTGGGGCTCCGCCGCCTCCTCTGCAGCAGGCCCCCCCGCCGCAGCAGTACTACCAGGCGCCGCCGCAGTACTACCAGCAGGGACCCCCGCCGGCGATGTGGGGCCATCCGCAGCAGCATATGCCTCCGCAGTACGCGCCCCCGCCGCAGCAGTACGCGCCTCAGCCTCCTCAGCAGtacgcgccgccgccgcagcattacgcgccgccgccgccgcagtacGGAGCGCAGATGGCTGGCGGGCCGCCTCCGGGAGGCGAGGATATCAGGTCGCTGTGGATCGGAGATCTCCAGTACTGGATGGATGAGACCTACCTCTACAACGCCTTTGCGCCTGTGGGGCCGCAGCAG GTCACCTCAGTGAAAATTATCCGCAACAAACATACTGGGCAGCCCGAGGGTTATGGTTTTATTGAATTTCAATCTCGAGCTGCTGCGGAATATGCTCTTGGGACCTTTAATGGGCAGATGATGCCTAAtgttgaacaagttttcaagcTAAACTGGGCTTCTTGTAGTGCTGGTGACAAGCGGGGTGATGATGGTTCTGATCACACAATATTTGTTGGTGATTTGGCTGCTGATGTTACTGACGCCATGTTGGAAGAGATATTCAAAGCCACCTACCCATCAGTTAAAGGTGCTAATGTTGTTACTGACAGGGCCACTGGTCGCTCCAAAGGATATGGTTTTGTACGCTTTGGAGATCTAAATGAGCAGACACGTGCTATGACTGAGATGAATGGAGTGACATTGTCTACAAGACAAATGAGGATTGGGCCTGCAGCTAACAAGAAGAATATGGGTACTCAGCAGACATATTCAACTAATG CAGGGTACCAGAGCTCTCAAGTAAACGAGGCGGCGAATGATCCCAACAATACTACA ATCTTTGTGGGCGGGTTAGATTCCAATATAGATGAGAACTATCTAAGGCAAGTTTTTACTCCATATGGCGAAGTTGGTTATGTGAAGATTCCTGTAGGCAAGCGTTGTGGATTTGTCCAATTTACCAGCAG GGCGTGCGCTGAGCAGGCCATCAGTGCACTGAATGGGTCTCAGATTGGTAGTTCCAATGTTCGTCTTTCATGGGGCCGTAGCCAAAACAAACAG CCTCCCCAGCAGGATGCAAACCAGGGTAATGGCAACAGCTACTATGGATATCAACAGGGTCCTGAGGCATACTATGGTGCACCCAATGCGCAAGATCCTAGCATGCAAAACTATGGATACTCTGGTTATGGCAGTTACGAGCAGCAACAGCAGCCATCTCAGCAGCAGCAGCCTGCACAGCAGCAGCCAccacagcagcaacagcagcagccccCACAGCAG TGA